Proteins found in one Bacillus subtilis subsp. subtilis str. 168 genomic segment:
- the ytcJ gene encoding putative N-substituted formamide deformylase, dihydropyrimidinase or isoaspartyl peptidase (Evidence 3: Putative function from multiple computational evidences; PubMedId: 19433221, 20386924, 24826896; Product type e: enzyme), whose amino-acid sequence MKAIWHGGFIYTMLEEGDRTEAVYVEDGVIKGTGSYERLKEKYGSPETEEISLNGAVMFPGFVDSHLHLIGHGEKQLQLDLSALTSKDSILQAAKERERQLPKNDWLIGEGWNENQFETPDYLTKHDLDRLFPDRPVLLKRICRHAIAVNSAALQAAGISRNTPDPDGGVIVKDANGEPTGLLFDKAQDLILKAVPPVSQHYVDEALTAAIKDCWTKGLTGGHSEDLSYYGDVSVPMKAYEKAAAGGKYPFRCHLLVHHEAVDRWEQLEKLSGPYVEFGAMKIFADGALGGRTALLKEPYQDDPSTNGVQVHDDETLGRLIRKAREKGMEVAVHAIGDLAFEKVLNAIEKHPPKNGRHDRLIHAQVLDNELIERAARMPIALDLQPHFVASDFPWVIDRLGKDRMKTAFAWKTLISKGILCAGGSDAPIEPVDPLLGIQSAVLRKSSHEQNGPSYNESECLPVYEAIKLYTEGSAGIIYKEKSRGKIAEGYDADFTVLSGDPFAIDPAQLHLLEIKKTVINGQIVYEKS is encoded by the coding sequence ATGAAGGCGATATGGCACGGCGGTTTCATTTATACGATGCTCGAAGAAGGCGATCGGACTGAGGCAGTTTATGTTGAGGATGGTGTTATAAAAGGCACCGGCAGCTATGAACGTTTGAAGGAAAAGTACGGGTCGCCGGAAACAGAAGAAATCAGCCTGAACGGAGCAGTGATGTTCCCCGGTTTTGTTGACAGCCATCTACATTTGATCGGCCACGGTGAGAAACAGCTTCAGCTCGATCTGTCCGCACTGACGTCGAAAGATTCAATTTTACAGGCTGCGAAGGAAAGAGAGCGGCAGCTTCCTAAAAACGATTGGCTCATTGGAGAAGGCTGGAATGAAAATCAGTTTGAGACACCTGACTACTTGACTAAGCATGATCTTGATCGCCTGTTTCCTGACAGGCCCGTCTTGCTCAAGCGTATATGCCGGCATGCAATAGCTGTCAATTCTGCGGCTCTTCAAGCAGCGGGAATTTCAAGAAATACTCCTGATCCTGACGGCGGAGTCATCGTAAAAGATGCAAATGGCGAGCCGACCGGACTCCTGTTTGATAAGGCGCAGGATTTGATTCTGAAGGCTGTCCCGCCAGTCTCCCAGCACTATGTTGATGAGGCATTAACGGCTGCAATAAAGGATTGCTGGACAAAAGGCCTGACGGGCGGTCATTCGGAAGACTTGTCCTATTATGGTGATGTTTCGGTGCCGATGAAAGCTTATGAGAAAGCTGCCGCTGGCGGAAAGTATCCGTTTCGCTGCCATTTGCTCGTTCATCATGAAGCTGTCGATCGATGGGAGCAGCTGGAGAAGCTGTCCGGCCCGTATGTGGAGTTCGGTGCTATGAAAATCTTTGCGGACGGGGCGCTTGGCGGGAGAACGGCTTTATTGAAAGAACCATATCAGGATGATCCATCAACAAATGGTGTTCAGGTTCACGATGACGAAACCCTTGGCCGGCTCATTCGCAAAGCGAGAGAAAAAGGGATGGAGGTTGCTGTTCATGCAATCGGCGATCTTGCTTTTGAAAAAGTGCTGAACGCAATAGAAAAGCATCCGCCCAAAAACGGCCGGCATGATCGGCTTATTCATGCTCAAGTGCTTGATAACGAATTAATCGAGAGAGCAGCACGCATGCCGATCGCACTTGACCTTCAGCCGCACTTCGTTGCAAGCGACTTTCCGTGGGTCATTGACCGTCTCGGAAAAGACCGGATGAAGACTGCATTTGCCTGGAAAACCCTCATATCTAAAGGCATTTTATGCGCGGGCGGTTCAGACGCCCCGATTGAGCCTGTTGACCCGCTTCTAGGGATCCAGTCCGCGGTCCTCCGGAAAAGCAGTCATGAGCAAAACGGGCCAAGCTATAATGAAAGTGAATGTTTACCTGTATATGAAGCGATAAAGCTTTATACAGAAGGTAGCGCCGGTATCATTTATAAAGAGAAGTCACGCGGAAAAATTGCGGAAGGCTATGACGCGGATTTTACAGTTCTCAGTGGTGATCCGTTTGCCATTGACCCCGCACAGCTTCATCTTTTAGAGATTAAAAAAACCGTGATTAACGGCCAGATTGTATATGAGAAATCATAA
- the ytcI gene encoding putative acyl-coenzyme A synthetase (Evidence 3: Putative function from multiple computational evidences; Product type e: enzyme), whose protein sequence is MLKREDLIAPVQYNLVNEMEKFSAAGQKTALLWEDESGKQESWSYEKLMEETNKIGAALADLGFKKGDKLIVMVPRVLEAYAVYLAILKSGMVVIPCSEMLRAKDLEYRIEHAEVKGAIVYSEFIGAFRDVSTADKLITLSIGENDAGWKNLLSIEADGSQFKTADTTRDDMAFLSYTSGTTGQPKGVVHTHGWAFAHLKTSAGAWLDISEKDIVWATAAPGWQKWVWSPFLAVLGSGATGFVYHGRFKAEKYLELLNRYKINVFCCTPTEYRLMAKVEGLKRFDLSALHSAVSAGEPLNREVIDVFQKHFGIKVRDGYGQTESTLLVGVLKDTPIKPGSMGKPTPGNQVEIINEDGEICKPGEVGDIAVHLSTPALFKEYFKDPERMKTQIRGDYFLTGDRARKDEEGYFWFESRNDDIIISSGYTIGPFEVEDALVKHPEVKECAVVASPDEIRGSIVKAYVVLQNHEKRSDELVKMLQNHVKTITAPYKYPREIEFVESLPKTASAKIRRVELRKREEQLKANKKA, encoded by the coding sequence GTGTTAAAACGTGAAGATTTAATTGCCCCTGTGCAATATAATTTAGTGAATGAAATGGAAAAGTTCAGTGCTGCTGGACAAAAAACCGCTCTTCTTTGGGAGGACGAGTCGGGCAAGCAAGAATCTTGGTCGTATGAAAAGCTGATGGAAGAAACAAATAAAATCGGAGCGGCCTTAGCTGATCTTGGATTTAAAAAGGGAGACAAGCTGATTGTAATGGTTCCGCGGGTGCTTGAAGCCTATGCTGTTTATTTGGCTATCCTGAAATCAGGAATGGTTGTCATTCCGTGCTCCGAAATGCTTCGCGCGAAAGATCTTGAATACCGGATTGAACATGCAGAGGTAAAAGGCGCTATCGTCTACTCCGAATTTATTGGCGCTTTCCGGGATGTCAGTACGGCTGACAAACTGATTACACTGTCTATTGGTGAAAATGATGCCGGCTGGAAAAACCTCTTATCAATTGAAGCGGACGGAAGCCAATTTAAAACAGCTGACACAACAAGAGATGATATGGCTTTCTTATCTTATACATCCGGGACAACAGGTCAGCCGAAAGGTGTTGTACATACACATGGATGGGCATTTGCTCATTTAAAAACTTCTGCCGGCGCTTGGCTTGACATTTCTGAAAAGGATATCGTCTGGGCAACTGCTGCCCCTGGCTGGCAAAAGTGGGTATGGAGTCCGTTTTTAGCGGTGCTTGGCAGCGGAGCAACCGGTTTTGTGTACCACGGCAGATTCAAAGCAGAAAAATATCTAGAGCTTTTAAATCGCTACAAAATCAATGTTTTCTGCTGCACTCCGACAGAATACCGCTTAATGGCGAAGGTTGAAGGCTTGAAACGCTTTGATCTTTCTGCCCTGCACAGCGCTGTTTCCGCAGGTGAGCCGCTCAACCGTGAAGTCATTGATGTTTTCCAAAAGCACTTTGGCATTAAGGTACGGGACGGATATGGCCAAACAGAAAGCACGCTTTTGGTTGGTGTTTTGAAAGATACGCCTATTAAACCGGGAAGCATGGGAAAACCGACACCGGGAAATCAGGTGGAGATCATAAATGAAGACGGTGAAATCTGCAAACCTGGTGAGGTTGGCGATATCGCTGTTCACCTCAGTACGCCTGCGCTCTTTAAAGAGTATTTTAAAGATCCGGAAAGAATGAAAACACAAATTCGCGGCGATTATTTCCTAACGGGAGACAGAGCAAGAAAAGATGAGGAAGGTTACTTCTGGTTTGAAAGCCGAAATGACGATATTATTATCAGCTCCGGCTATACGATCGGGCCTTTCGAGGTGGAAGACGCGCTTGTTAAGCACCCAGAAGTAAAAGAATGTGCTGTTGTCGCAAGCCCTGATGAAATCAGAGGCTCCATCGTAAAGGCATATGTTGTCCTGCAAAATCATGAAAAACGCAGTGATGAGCTTGTCAAAATGCTGCAAAACCATGTGAAGACGATTACCGCTCCATACAAATATCCTAGAGAAATTGAATTTGTGGAAAGCCTGCCGAAAACGGCTTCTGCAAAAATCAGACGAGTGGAATTAAGAAAACGTGAAGAACAGCTCAAAGCCAATAAAAAGGCGTAA
- the sspA gene encoding small acid-soluble spore protein (alpha-type SASP) (Evidence 1a: Function from experimental evidences in the studied strain; PubMedId: 2456528, 2468649, 3009398, 16707666; Product type cp: cell process), which translates to MANNNSGNSNNLLVPGAAQAIDQMKLEIASEFGVNLGADTTSRANGSVGGEITKRLVSFAQQNMGGGQF; encoded by the coding sequence ATGGCTAACAATAACTCAGGTAACAGCAACAACCTTTTAGTACCAGGAGCTGCTCAAGCGATCGACCAAATGAAATTAGAAATCGCTTCTGAATTCGGTGTAAACCTTGGAGCAGACACAACTTCTCGCGCTAACGGTTCTGTTGGAGGAGAGATCACAAAACGTCTTGTATCTTTTGCTCAACAAAACATGGGCGGAGGACAATTCTAA
- the trmG gene encoding persulfide ATP pyrophosphatase involved in tRNA modification (Evidence 1a: Function from experimental evidences in the studied strain; PubMedId: 10939241, 14757766, 16343540, 22773787, 24705700, 28287455; Product type e : enzyme): MNYDHILIRFGEISTKGKNRKSFIERLKQNIRLVLKDYPNLKYFSNRDRMTITLNGEDPEALFPHLKQVFGIQSFSLAIKCDSRLDDIKATALKAIKDQYKPGDTFKVATKRAYKQFELDTNQMNAEIGGHILRNTEGLTVDVRNPDIPLRIEIREEATFLTIRDEKGAGGLPVGSAGKAMLMLSGGFDSPVAGFYAMKRGLSVEAVHFFSPPYTSERAKQKVMDLAKCLSRFGGSMTLHIVPFTKTQELIQKQIPENYTMTATRRLMLQIADRIREKRNGLAIITGESLGQVASQTLESMYAINAVTSTPILRPLIAMDKTEIIEKSREIGTYETSIQPFEDCCTIFTPPSPKTRPKKEKIEHFESFVDFEPYIQEAVDNIETMTLYSEQEANDKFAELF, translated from the coding sequence ATGAATTACGATCATATATTAATTCGTTTTGGGGAAATTTCGACCAAAGGCAAAAACAGAAAAAGCTTTATTGAGCGCTTAAAACAAAACATCAGACTCGTTTTGAAAGACTATCCGAATTTAAAATACTTTTCCAACAGGGATCGTATGACGATTACATTAAATGGAGAGGATCCTGAGGCTCTTTTTCCTCATTTAAAGCAAGTGTTTGGGATTCAAAGCTTCAGCCTGGCAATTAAGTGTGACAGCCGCCTTGATGATATTAAGGCAACCGCACTAAAGGCTATCAAAGATCAGTATAAACCAGGTGATACGTTTAAAGTCGCGACAAAGAGAGCGTATAAGCAATTTGAATTAGATACAAACCAGATGAACGCTGAAATCGGCGGCCATATTTTGCGAAATACAGAAGGATTGACGGTCGATGTTCGCAACCCAGACATCCCGCTCAGAATCGAAATCAGGGAAGAAGCAACATTTTTGACAATTCGTGATGAAAAAGGTGCAGGCGGGCTGCCAGTTGGTTCAGCAGGAAAAGCGATGCTGATGCTTTCTGGCGGTTTTGACAGCCCTGTGGCCGGTTTTTATGCGATGAAACGGGGATTGTCGGTAGAAGCTGTTCATTTCTTCAGCCCGCCATACACAAGCGAGCGCGCAAAGCAAAAGGTAATGGATCTGGCGAAATGTCTGTCCCGTTTTGGGGGAAGCATGACACTTCATATTGTTCCATTTACAAAAACGCAAGAGCTCATCCAAAAACAAATTCCTGAAAATTACACAATGACGGCAACCCGCCGCCTCATGCTTCAGATAGCCGACAGAATCAGAGAAAAGAGAAACGGGCTTGCCATTATTACGGGAGAAAGCCTCGGTCAGGTAGCGAGCCAAACGCTTGAAAGCATGTATGCAATTAATGCGGTGACGTCAACACCGATTTTGCGTCCGCTAATCGCCATGGACAAAACAGAAATCATCGAAAAATCACGGGAAATTGGCACATATGAGACAAGTATTCAGCCGTTTGAAGACTGCTGCACGATCTTTACACCGCCAAGCCCGAAAACACGCCCTAAAAAAGAGAAAATTGAACACTTTGAAAGCTTTGTTGATTTCGAGCCGTATATTCAAGAAGCGGTAGATAACATTGAGACAATGACCCTTTATAGCGAACAAGAAGCTAACGATAAATTCGCTGAACTCTTTTAA
- the iscSB gene encoding cysteine desulfurase (Evidence 1a: Function from experimental evidences in the studied strain; PubMedId: 10939241, 11443125, 13129955, 14757766, 16388576, 17237162, 14567704, 22773787, 28882201; Product type e: enzyme), giving the protein MIYLDNSSTTKPYDEVLNVYEQTSSRYFGNPSSLHRYGAETEQLLQAAKNQIKRSLGLKKYDIVFTSGATEANNAALKGAALSKIKTGKHIIATSIEHPSVTESLEQLKELFGFDITYLSVNEDGFVSIEDLKAAIRPDTVLVSMMHVNNEVGSVQPIEAAGEVLKEHSNILFHVDYVQGIYKVPLAIEKAGIDLCSISGHKFHGLKGTGALIVKEGTRLIPLITGGSQQKGIRAGTEHTAGAVSLAKAINLASADFDTRLDTMTAVKELFMNRLSEIEGVVINTPQMNSAPHIINFSVPGIKAEVLLHMLEEQDIFVSTTSACSAKEHKPSKVLLEMGKGEQIAGSSIRISLNYSQTSDVAEPFMNALRPGIKKLREMMR; this is encoded by the coding sequence ATGATATATTTAGATAATAGTTCAACGACGAAGCCTTACGATGAAGTCTTGAACGTATATGAACAGACGAGCAGCCGATACTTTGGCAATCCTTCATCTTTGCACCGATATGGAGCCGAAACGGAACAGCTGCTTCAAGCAGCCAAAAATCAAATCAAAAGGTCCTTAGGCCTAAAAAAATATGATATTGTATTTACGTCAGGCGCCACAGAAGCCAATAATGCGGCTTTAAAAGGAGCGGCTTTGTCAAAGATAAAAACAGGCAAACATATCATTGCCACTTCTATTGAACATCCATCCGTTACGGAATCGTTAGAACAGCTGAAAGAGTTGTTCGGGTTTGATATCACTTATCTTTCTGTGAATGAAGACGGATTTGTTTCTATTGAAGATCTAAAAGCAGCCATCCGTCCCGATACCGTGCTTGTCAGCATGATGCATGTGAACAATGAAGTCGGTTCCGTGCAGCCGATTGAAGCGGCAGGAGAAGTGCTGAAAGAGCATTCGAACATTTTGTTTCACGTCGATTATGTGCAGGGCATCTATAAAGTGCCCTTGGCAATTGAAAAGGCCGGCATTGATCTATGTTCAATTTCGGGGCATAAATTTCACGGCCTAAAGGGGACAGGCGCACTTATTGTAAAAGAAGGAACACGCCTTATTCCGCTCATAACGGGAGGCTCTCAGCAAAAAGGCATACGGGCCGGAACAGAACATACTGCTGGTGCGGTTTCGCTTGCCAAGGCCATTAATCTGGCCTCTGCTGATTTTGACACACGGCTTGACACGATGACTGCCGTAAAGGAATTGTTTATGAATAGGCTGAGTGAAATTGAGGGCGTCGTTATCAACACGCCTCAAATGAATAGCGCGCCGCACATTATTAATTTCTCTGTACCGGGGATTAAAGCGGAAGTGCTTTTACACATGCTTGAGGAACAGGATATATTCGTCTCCACAACATCGGCTTGCTCGGCAAAAGAACATAAGCCCAGCAAGGTTCTCTTAGAGATGGGCAAAGGAGAGCAGATTGCCGGAAGCAGCATCAGAATCAGTTTAAATTACAGCCAGACAAGCGATGTGGCAGAACCGTTTATGAACGCGCTTCGTCCTGGCATCAAAAAATTAAGGGAAATGATGAGGTAG
- the braB gene encoding branched-chain amino acid-Na+ symporter (Evidence 1a: Function from experimental evidences in the studied strain; PubMedId: 11528000, 15849754, 16850406, 26473603; Product type t: transporter) has product MKHSLPVKDTIIIGFMLFALFFGAGNMIYPPELGQAAGHNVWKAIGGFLLTGVGLPLLGIIAIALTGKDAKGLADKAHPVFGTIFTVVLYLSIGPLFAIPRTGTVSYEIGAVPFLTGVPERLSLLIFTLIFFGVTYYLALNPSKVVDRVGKILTPIKFTIILIIVLKAIFTPMGGLGAVTEAYKGTPVFKGFLEGYKTMDALASIVFGVVVVNAVKSKGVTQSKALAAACIKAGVIAALGLTFIYVSLAYLGATSTNAIGPVGEGAKILSASSHYLFGSLGNIVLGAAITVACLTTSIGLVTSCGQYFSKLIPALSYKIVVTIVTLFSLIIANFGLAQIIAFSVPILSAIYPLAIVIIVLSFIDKIFKERREVYIACLIGTGLFSILDGIKAAGFSLGSLDVFLNANLPLYSLGIGWVLPGIVGAVIGYVLTLFIGPSKQLNEIS; this is encoded by the coding sequence ATGAAACACTCACTGCCTGTCAAAGATACCATTATTATTGGTTTCATGCTATTTGCGTTATTCTTTGGAGCAGGAAATATGATTTATCCGCCGGAACTTGGACAAGCAGCCGGACACAACGTCTGGAAGGCCATCGGCGGATTTTTACTGACAGGGGTAGGCCTGCCGCTTCTCGGCATTATCGCCATCGCATTAACCGGTAAGGACGCTAAAGGCCTTGCTGACAAAGCGCACCCTGTTTTCGGCACAATCTTTACTGTCGTGCTTTATTTATCAATCGGACCATTATTCGCCATCCCGAGAACAGGAACTGTTTCATATGAAATTGGCGCTGTTCCGTTTTTGACTGGTGTACCAGAAAGACTTTCTTTATTAATATTTACACTTATCTTTTTCGGCGTTACGTACTATTTAGCGTTAAACCCATCTAAGGTTGTGGATCGAGTCGGAAAAATTCTGACTCCCATCAAATTCACAATTATTTTAATCATTGTTCTCAAAGCCATCTTCACGCCGATGGGCGGATTGGGCGCCGTGACAGAAGCATATAAAGGAACACCGGTTTTTAAAGGATTTTTAGAAGGCTATAAAACAATGGACGCACTTGCTTCAATTGTATTTGGCGTTGTCGTTGTAAATGCTGTAAAAAGCAAAGGCGTTACACAGTCTAAAGCTCTTGCTGCAGCCTGCATTAAAGCAGGTGTGATTGCCGCTTTAGGCCTGACTTTCATTTATGTATCCCTTGCTTATTTAGGTGCAACAAGCACAAATGCCATTGGTCCTGTTGGTGAAGGAGCTAAAATTTTATCTGCGTCTTCCCATTATTTATTCGGTTCATTGGGCAACATCGTACTCGGAGCAGCGATTACAGTCGCATGTTTAACAACAAGCATCGGCCTTGTCACATCTTGCGGCCAATATTTTTCAAAACTTATTCCGGCATTATCATATAAAATTGTCGTTACGATTGTCACGTTATTCAGCTTGATCATTGCGAATTTCGGACTCGCGCAAATTATCGCGTTTTCTGTTCCTATTTTATCAGCTATCTATCCGCTTGCCATTGTCATTATCGTTCTTTCCTTCATCGATAAGATCTTTAAAGAAAGACGCGAAGTGTACATCGCATGCTTGATCGGTACAGGACTTTTCAGTATTTTAGACGGTATCAAAGCAGCCGGTTTTTCACTTGGATCTTTAGATGTGTTTCTAAATGCGAATCTTCCTCTTTACAGCCTCGGCATCGGCTGGGTGCTTCCAGGAATCGTCGGAGCGGTTATCGGCTATGTGCTGACCTTATTCATCGGACCATCCAAACAGCTTAATGAAATAAGTTAA
- the ezrA gene encoding negative regulator of FtsZ ring formation (Evidence 1a: Function from experimental evidences in the studied strain; PubMedId: 10449747, 15101985, 15317798, 16549676, 17718511, 17873055, 18363795, 19429628, 21401734, 24218584, 25954268, 28357277; Product type r: regulator) gives MEFVIGLLIVLLALFAAGYFFRKKIYAEIDRLESWKIEILNRSIVEEMSKIKHLKMTGQTEEFFEKWREEWDEIVTAHMPKVEELLYDAEENADKYRFKKANQVLVHIDDLLTAAESSIEKILREISDLVTSEEKSREEIEQVRERYSKSRKNLLAYSHLYGELYDSLEKDLDEIWSGIKQFEEETEGGNYITARKVLLEQDRNLERLQSYIDDVPKLLADCKQTVPGQIAKLKDGYGEMKEKGYKLEHIQLDKELENLSNQLKRAEHVLMTELDIDEASAILQLIDENIQSVYQQLEGEVEAGQSVLSKMPELIIAYDKLKEEKEHTKAETELVKESYRLTAGELGKQQAFEKRLDEIGKLLSSVKDKLDAEHVAYSLLVEEVASIEKQIEEVKKEHAEYRENLQALRKEELQARETLSNLKKTISETARLLKTSNIPGIPSHIQEMLENAHHHIQETVNQLNELPLNMEEAGAHLKQAEDIVNRASRESEELVEQVILIEKIIQFGNRFRSQNHILSEQLKEAERRFYAFDYDDSYEIAAAAVEKAAPGAVEKIKADISA, from the coding sequence ATGGAGTTTGTCATTGGATTATTAATTGTACTGCTTGCGCTGTTTGCGGCAGGCTACTTTTTCAGGAAAAAAATCTACGCCGAAATCGACCGGCTGGAATCGTGGAAGATTGAAATTCTGAATCGGTCGATCGTGGAAGAAATGTCTAAAATAAAACATTTAAAAATGACGGGTCAGACAGAAGAGTTCTTTGAGAAGTGGCGTGAAGAATGGGATGAGATTGTCACAGCCCACATGCCGAAAGTTGAAGAGCTCCTTTATGATGCCGAGGAAAATGCAGACAAATACCGGTTTAAAAAGGCCAATCAAGTGCTCGTTCATATCGACGACCTGCTGACAGCGGCTGAATCAAGCATTGAAAAGATTCTTCGGGAAATCAGCGATCTTGTCACAAGTGAGGAAAAGAGCCGTGAAGAGATTGAACAGGTGAGGGAGCGCTATTCGAAATCTCGAAAAAACCTGCTGGCTTACAGCCACCTTTACGGGGAGCTTTATGACAGCCTTGAAAAGGATCTGGACGAAATTTGGAGCGGCATCAAACAATTTGAAGAAGAAACAGAAGGCGGAAACTATATTACTGCACGAAAAGTACTGCTTGAGCAGGACCGCAATCTTGAACGGCTTCAGTCATACATAGATGATGTGCCGAAGCTGTTAGCTGACTGTAAACAGACGGTGCCCGGACAGATTGCAAAGCTCAAGGATGGCTATGGCGAAATGAAAGAAAAAGGGTACAAGCTTGAGCATATCCAGCTTGATAAGGAATTAGAAAATCTGTCAAACCAGCTGAAACGAGCGGAACATGTCCTGATGACTGAACTGGATATTGATGAAGCGTCCGCAATCCTGCAGCTCATTGACGAAAATATTCAATCTGTTTATCAGCAGCTGGAGGGCGAAGTTGAAGCCGGTCAATCCGTACTAAGCAAAATGCCTGAATTGATTATTGCTTACGACAAGCTTAAAGAAGAGAAAGAGCATACGAAAGCGGAAACTGAGCTGGTGAAGGAAAGCTACAGGCTGACAGCCGGTGAGCTCGGCAAACAGCAGGCTTTTGAAAAGCGCCTTGATGAAATTGGAAAGCTGCTATCATCCGTTAAAGATAAGCTTGATGCAGAGCATGTCGCCTACTCACTTTTAGTAGAAGAAGTTGCTTCAATAGAGAAGCAAATTGAAGAAGTGAAAAAAGAGCATGCCGAGTATCGTGAAAATCTGCAAGCGCTGAGAAAAGAAGAGCTTCAGGCGAGGGAGACGCTCAGCAATTTGAAAAAAACAATTTCTGAGACAGCAAGACTGCTGAAGACTAGCAACATTCCAGGCATTCCGAGCCATATTCAAGAGATGCTGGAGAACGCGCATCATCATATTCAAGAAACGGTCAATCAACTAAACGAACTTCCATTAAATATGGAAGAAGCCGGAGCCCATTTGAAACAAGCAGAAGATATCGTCAACAGGGCAAGCCGGGAATCAGAGGAACTTGTCGAGCAGGTCATCCTCATTGAAAAAATCATTCAGTTCGGAAACCGGTTCAGAAGCCAGAATCATATTTTATCTGAACAGCTGAAAGAAGCGGAAAGACGTTTTTATGCTTTTGATTATGACGACTCTTATGAAATTGCCGCTGCCGCTGTAGAAAAGGCTGCGCCAGGTGCAGTTGAAAAAATCAAAGCTGACATATCCGCTTAG
- the hisK gene encoding histidinol phosphate phosphatase (Evidence 1a: Function from experimental evidences in the studied strain; PubMedId: 10322033; Product type e: enzyme) produces the protein MQKRDGHIHTPFCPHGSNDTLRQYAEEALKKGFESITFTEHAPLPPSFTDPTPLKDSAMAQASLERYIHEISGLKKEYRGQLSIRTGLEVDYIAEFEDEITLFLDTYGPYLDDSILSVHFLRTDSSYLCLDYDEHTFKELISACGSIEAVYEQYYRSIYSSIVASLGVYKPKRVGHITLVQKFIKLFPYSMSEHIRGLVSLCLNAIEENGMELDFNTSGLRKTYAGGIYIEDWMLNEAKQKKIPLVFGSDAHQAGDVGYAYEAFLERC, from the coding sequence ATGCAAAAGCGAGACGGACATATTCACACACCATTTTGCCCTCACGGCTCCAATGACACACTCAGACAATATGCAGAAGAAGCCTTAAAAAAAGGGTTCGAATCGATTACTTTTACCGAACACGCCCCATTGCCGCCATCTTTTACCGATCCCACGCCGCTGAAAGACAGCGCGATGGCGCAAGCTTCTTTGGAACGCTATATTCATGAAATTTCCGGATTAAAAAAAGAATATCGCGGACAGCTTAGCATACGGACAGGGCTTGAAGTCGATTATATCGCTGAATTTGAAGACGAAATTACATTATTCCTAGACACATACGGGCCATATTTAGATGACAGCATCTTATCCGTTCATTTTTTGCGCACAGACTCTTCCTATCTATGCCTTGATTATGACGAGCATACCTTCAAAGAGCTGATTTCAGCCTGCGGAAGCATTGAAGCGGTATATGAACAATATTACCGGAGTATCTATTCTTCCATTGTAGCATCTCTCGGCGTTTATAAGCCAAAAAGAGTCGGTCACATCACACTCGTCCAAAAATTCATCAAGCTGTTTCCATACAGCATGTCAGAGCATATTCGCGGCCTCGTTTCTCTGTGCCTGAATGCCATTGAAGAAAACGGAATGGAGCTCGACTTCAATACTTCCGGCTTAAGAAAAACTTACGCTGGCGGTATTTATATCGAGGATTGGATGCTGAATGAAGCGAAGCAAAAGAAGATCCCGCTTGTGTTTGGGTCTGATGCCCATCAAGCGGGAGATGTCGGATATGCGTATGAGGCGTTTTTGGAACGGTGCTAG